A genomic segment from Spinacia oleracea cultivar Varoflay chromosome 3, BTI_SOV_V1, whole genome shotgun sequence encodes:
- the LOC110797625 gene encoding indole-3-acetaldehyde oxidase-like: MVVYGSVQALEFTHYVVASCLGVPENNIRVITRRVGGGFGGKAIRAIRIASTFTLAVPGMELGGRSEAPWSCQAEQT; the protein is encoded by the exons ATGGTGGTTTATGGTTCTGTTCAAGCTCTTGAATTTACACATTATGTGGTTGCAAGTTGTCTTGGAGTTCCTGAAAACAACATCCGTGTCATCACAAGACGGGTTGGAGGCGGTTTTGGCGGAAAGGCAATAAGAGCTATTCGT ATTGCATCAACTTTTACACTAGCTGTTCCGGGTATGGAACTGGGAGGACGTTCCGAAGCACCTTGGTCCTGTCAAGCAGAGCAAACGtga